The genomic region GTTGAGGCGATGACAATGGCTGACAAGATCGTGGTGCTGCGTGCCGGGATCGTTGAACAGGTGGGCAGCCCGCTTGAACTTTACCGCGAGCCGCAAAACCGGTTTGTTGCCGGGTTCATTGGCTCACCGAGAATGAATTTCATCGAAGGCGCGGATGCAAAAAAGCACAAGGCTCACTGCATCGGAATTCGCCCCGAGCACATAGCCGTGTCCACCAAACGGGCAAAGGGTGCCTGGAAGGGAACCGTCGGTGTTGCCGAACATCTGGGGTCCGACACATTCATCCATATTCATGGCATTGAAGGCTGTGATCCCATGACCGTTCGCGCAGGGGGCGATGTTTCGGTCAAGCACGGCGATGCCGTTTACCTGACGCCGCAGATAAATCAGATCCACAGGTTTGATGCCGGCGGATTGCGCCTCTGATGAAGCGGCTGGACGGGAAAACGGCACTGATTACCGGTGGCGCGCGCGGGATCGGCAAGGCTTTTGCCGAGGCCTATCTTCGCGAGGGCGCGCATGTGGCCATCGCCGATATCAATGTTGATGCTGCACGAAAGGCAGCCGGCGAACTTGGTGATCGCGCGCTTGCCGTTGGGATCGACGTTACCCGTCAGGACAGTATCGAAACGGCGGTGGCGCAGACGGTTGAAGCTCTCGGGCGGATCGACATTCTGATCAACAATGCAGCCTTGTTCACCGCCGCTCCAATCATCGAGATCGACCGGGCAGATTACGAAAAGGTCTTCAGTGTCAACGTGGCAGGCACGCTTTTTACGATGCAGGCTGTGGCGCGATACATGATCGAAGGCGGTAATGGCGGCAAGATCATCAACATGGCGAGCCAGGCGGGGCGCCGCGGCGAGGCACTGGTGGCGGTTTATTGCGCCACCAAGGCGGCCGTCATCTCGCTGACCCAGTCGGCAGGCCTTGATCTGATCAAATATGGAATCAATGTAAATGCGATCTCGCCGGGGGTTGTGGATGGCGAACACTGGGATGGTGTGGACGCCCTATTTGCCAAACATGAGGGCAAGGCTCCGGGCCAGAAAAAGAAGGAAGTTGGCGAAGGCGTGCCCTTCGGCCGGATGGGTGTTGCAGAAGACCTGACCGGCATGGCGGTGTTTCTTGCAAGCAGTGAAGCTGATTATGTCGTTGCCCAAACCTACAATGTGGATGGCGGGCAATGGATGAGCTGATCCCGCTTAGTCTTGAAAATCTGCCATGCCTGCCGAAAGGCGTTCGGGTTCCGCATTATGATCGCAGGGACCTGAAAGCCGGCATTGTGCATATCGGGCTCGGCAATTTTCATCGCGCCCATCAGGCCTGGTATCTTCACCGTCTTTTCGATCAGGGCCTGTGCCAGGATTGGGCCATTGTGGGGGCCGGCGTGCGGGCGCCCGATGGTGTCCAGCGCGAAAAGCTCGCCGCCCAGGACTGGCTTACGACGCTGATTGAGTTGGACCCCTCCGGCAAATCGGCCGAAGTGATCGGCTCGATGATCGACTATGTGCCGGTTGAAGCGGGGAACCCTTCGCTGATTGCCAAAATGGCAGATCCCGATATCCGTATCGTTTCCCTGACGGTCACCGAAGGCGGCTATTATATCGATCCGTCCAATGGCGGTTTTGATGCAAACCATCCCGACATTCTGCATGATGCTGCCAATCCGCGGTTTCCGCGCACGGCATTTGGCGCGATGGTGGAAGCCCTCAGGCTGCGCCGGGAAAAGGGCCATATCGCGTTTTCCGGCCTGAGCTGTGACAACCTTCAGGGCAATGGCGCGATATTGCGGCGCACCCTGGTATCCCTGGCAAGGATGTCCAATCCGGGACTGGCAGACTGGATCGACTGCAATGGAAGTTTTCCGAACTCGATGGTGGATTGTATCGTGCCATCCACCGGCCCCGGTGAACTTTCCCTGGCAAAGCGGTTTGGAATTGAGGATGCATCGCCGGTCACCCATGAGAATTTTCGTCAATGGGTGATGGAAGATGATTTTTGCGCCGGCAGGCCCGATTGGGACAAGGTGGGCGTAACGCTTTCTGATGACGTTCATGCTTTTGAGAGCATGAAACTGCGCATTCTCAATGGCGGGCATCAGATCATCGCCATGCCCGGAGAACTTCTGGGCATGGAGACGATTGCGCAAACCATGGCGCATCCGCTGATCCCGCTGTTTTTCGACAAGGTGGTCAGGGAGGAAATTGCCCCTCATGTGGCGCCGGTGCCTGGAATGAAACCGCTCGACTATCTGGACTTGGTTCATCGGCGTTTCTCCAATCCTCAAGTCAAGGACACCACGCGGCGGGTGGCGTTTGACGGCTCATCCCGGCAGCCGGGCTTTCTATTTGCCTCCATTCGCGACGGCCTGAAACAGGGGACACCCATCGGCGGCCTTGCATTGGCAACCGCTCTTTGGTGCAAATATTGCGAAGGGTTGCGTGCCGACGGCTCGGCAATCGAACCCAACGATCCGAATTGGCCCGACTTGAACAGCGCTGCAGTTGCCGCACGCAAAAACCCGGCGCTTTGGCTGGATCAGCGCCAGTATTATGGCGATCTTGCTGATAATACGGTCTTTTCAGATGCCTTTGCCGACTGGCATTGCTCCCTTGCCACCAAAGGCATTGAGGCAACCATGGAAGCATACACCTCGCAAAGCACAGGCAAGGGTTTTACTGTCCAGCTTGCCTGACGATGCTGAATACAGCAAGGCAGCAGCCATACTGTGACGCGAAACAGAATGGATTATCCTGTTTCGCCTTGGCCGTTTACCATGGGCCGGGAGTTGCTGGAATCCATTCGGTCTTTTTGTGAGGCGCTGTTGCTGGATACAATGGCCTCAAATGGCTTGATCAATTCAACCCATGGCATCATTGATACAAAGTCGGCGGTTTTGCCAGGGACAGCCACCTTGCCATTGCCGAACTTTGCCGCGCCATCGTGGCGGGTGCTTTGAATTCGTGAACTGGAAACTGGATTTACCGCAATGCTCCACACCAGGAAGGGCCTCATCGAGGCTGTACGAGACCGGTTTGCCCATGTCGATCACTGTCCTTTTCAGGGGCCCCGCATCTTCTTCGAGAATGCCGGCGGTGCCCTGACCTTGAAGTCGGTGGTTGAAACATCGGCGAAATACGCTGCCATTCCGGACAATCAGGGCCGTGACAATATTGCCTCGCATGCACTGGTGGACACCATCAAAAAGGCAAAATCGGATCTGGCAGCGTTCATGAATGCGCCATCAGGGCAGTTCTTCGCCGGGGAAAGCGGCACCGAACTCCTGTTTCGAATGATCCGAACGGCCTGCGTGAACGCGCCGAAAGGCTCCAGGGTTCTGGGCAGTTCCATCGAGCATCCGGCCAGCCGCAGCGCCGCGCGCCGCTGGGCAGAAATCGCCGGACTGCACTATGTCAACGTACCCCATGACGATGACACGGGCATGGTTTACGCCGAGGATTACACCCGCCATGTCACACCGGATACAACCGTTGCCACCATACTCCACGCGTCTCCGGTAACCGGAATGGGCATGGATGTCGCTGCCATCTCAAAGGCAATCCGCGACGTGTCGCCTGATTGCCTCATCATCGTTGACGGCATTCAGCATGCCGCTCACGGGCAGGTCGATATCGAAAGCTACAATGTCGATGGCTATGCCATCTCCCCCTACAAAATGTTCTCCCGGCATGGATACGGGATCGCCTGGATTTCCGGCCGTTTGACGGCATTGCCCCATGACATGCTGATTGATGCGCCGGCGGAAGGTTGGGAATTCGGCACGCGTGATACGGGCGCCTATGCCACGCTCTCCGACGTCATTGACTATTTTGAATGGCTGGGAGGCGAGGTTTGCGAAGAGACAGACCGGCGGGCCCGCATCAGGGCAGCCGGCCGCGCCATCCATGCCTACGAGCAGCATCTGACCAATGCGATGATCCACGGAACCGGCAACCTGCCGGGCCTGGCCGACATGGAGCACGTCACCATTCTGGGCGGTGAGGACAATCCCGCCCGCGAGGGGCTGGTGTCGGTTGTGGTTGCCGGCATGCGCTCGCCACAGGTGGTGGAAAAACTCAACGAACTTGGCATTAGGACCCATACGCGCAAGGCCGATCACTATAGCGGCAACGTTCTGGACCCGCTCGGTCTGCCGGACTGCGTGCGCATTTCCCTGTGTCATTACAACACCGAGCATGAGATAGCCCAGCTTTTGACGGCGCTCAATGACATGCGGGGGTAGGGCTCCGGGCCAAAAACTCCGGCCGGGTGCGATGGTCTGCGCTGCAACCATCGTGAAGCTTCCCTGCTTGGCAGGAGGACTGAAATTCTGCCAGGGACATTAATGATAATGCTTCGATAGCCATCTGCTCGACCCGCCCCTATCTTGGGAAGGCGGAGACTGGTTCGCGTTTGTGTGACAACACCCGGTAACCGGGTATCACAGATCACCAGCCACGCACGATAACCAGGATTACAGCAACCAATACGAACAGCGATGCCCATTTGTTGTAGTTGGCAATACGCTTTTCCCACAGGCCGAAAGGTAATTCGTCACAATCGTCCGGCTGAATAAAGGTAGTGACGCGGTCAAAGTTCGGGGGTTTTAGAAAAAACGATCTGCCCCAGAAAAATGCGGCGGTCAGCGCACTGGCAATTGCCGCCAAACCCGTCAGACTGTCCATATCGGCAGGCATTTCGTTTCCCATTTCTCAAGCTGCTTTCGCCATCAGCCTTCCAGATTGCACGCTCTAGCTGCCGGGAGACAGGTATTTTGAGTATGCCCATCCCTTTAGCCCATCGCTGCTCAGGTAAGACCAGTTGCCCTCTGTGCGATCGACAAGAACCTTCTCTCCGCGGTTCAAGGTGGCAAGCAGTTGGTGATTTGCGCCTGGACCGCTGCGAACATTAAGGCGATTGGCCGTCACGATACGGTTGAATTCGCGAACAGGCGGCTTGGAAAGTGTCACAGCGCTGGCGCCTGCCACTTTCGGCATGTAAATCCTGCTGCGGGGATCCTTTTCGTCGGTCCTGGTGATCGGGCGAACCGGTATTGCGGTTGTGGCGACCATTTCGGGCGGTTTTGTCATCAGAGCCGTTACCGCTCCCTCAACATCCCAAACATCGAGCGATAACCGGCCTGCCCCAAGCAGTGCGGCTAGGGCTGCGAAAGCGGCAGCCTTCTTGTTGTTGCCGGCAATCCGTTTGGTCCAAACGCCGATGGGCAGGCGTCCGGAATCATCGGGGTTTGTGAAAGTTGTGATGCGGTGCAAATCCGGTGGCCTGAGGGATGCAGAACGCGACCAGAAAAACGCAGCGGCCAGCGCAGCGCAGACAATCAGCAGATCGATGGATAGTTTGAAGTCTGCAGGCAACACGCCGTACCTCGATACATTCGATACCCCAACAGCTTGATGGGGCCAGTATCACTGTAAAATATCTGACAAGCAAGGCAGGGAAACGGGAGAGTGAATCGATGGTAAACCGGTGGCTGGCTGGAATGCAGGCTGCAGACTGTTGAACGGCACGCCGGCGGTGTTCCACCGCACTGGCCGAGGCAGCAGATGGCCGATTTCAGTGGGAGGGCCGGTATTTCGGTGCCCTTGCAGGACCTGCGCTGTGTAGAAGCCTGATCGGATCTTGCAGGGCAGCTTACGCTGCGTCCCGATCCATGCGCCTGGAATATCTGACCAGCTGGTCACAGCCGGCTTCGTCTATCCAATTCAGGAAGTCTTCCGATGGCAGGGCCTTGGAGAACAGGAAGCCCTGCAACAGGTTCGCCCCTTTTGCGGTGGCAAATTCTGCGATTTCAAGGGTTTCAACGCCCTCGGCCACAACGAAGCAGTCCAGGTTCTTTGCCAGGGTAATGGTCGCTTCCATGACCGACTCGACCTTTTTGTCCACCAGCGCCTTTCGCGTCAGCGATTGGTCGATCTTGATGAAATCAATGGGCAGCCCGGTCAGCCTGGACAGGTTTGAGTATCCCGTTCCAAAGTCATCAATGGAAATCTTGATCCCCAGCTGCGAGATTTCGTTAAGAAGCGACTGGGCCGAATCTGAATGCTCGAACAGTGCATCCTCGGTAATTTCGAGCTCGAACATTTCCGGATCGATGCCGTATCTGTCCAAAGCCTCTTTCAAATGCTCAACGATGTCGGAGTTGCGCAACTGGATCGGGCTTACATTGATGGCCATCTTGAGTCCGGACTTGCGCTTGTTCCAGATGCTCAGGTCACGCATCGCCTGTTCGATTACCCATTCGCCCAGATCGATGGCCTGCTGTTTTGAGGCGATCGCGGACATCCAGACCCCCGGAGAAAGACGCCCCAGTTTCGGATGGTTCCACCGCACCAGCGCTTCCGCGCCCGCAACGGCCTGCCGCCTGGTGCATACCTTCGGCTGATATTCCAGAACCAGCTGGCCTTCCCGGATCGCATTCGAGAAATCTGCGCAGATTTCATTTTCGGTCATCGTTCCCAGCTTGCTGGAGAAAATCACGGACTGGTTTTTGCCGGAGCTTTTTGCGCGATACATGGCGATGTCTGCGGACCGCATCAGCGAAGTAACGTCGGTGCCGTCCATCGGAAACCGCGCCGCGCCAATGCTTGCACTGCAGTTCACCTCGATCATCAGTTCGTTGTTCAACTGAAAAATGTCGTCGACAAGTTTGCCGAGGAAATCGGAAAGGTCACGCTCATCAACAACACCCGGGAGGAAGATGGCGAACTCATCGCCGCCGATTCTCGAAACACAGGCGTTTCGGGTATTGGCATCCAGGCCAGCGATGCCGGCAGACTGGGCCGGATCAACCGAACTGACCAGCTTCTGGGAAATCAGTTTCAGGACATGATCCCCCAGTTCATGGCCGAACAGATCGTTGACCATCTTGAAGTCGTCAATGTCAACAAACAGCAGGCTGCCGCCTTTTGAGCACTCTGCAGGACTGTTGAGGACTTCCTCTACTTTCTTTTGAAACTGTGCCCTGTTGGGCAGCTTGGTGACGCTATCGGTGAATGCCAGCTCATGGATTTCGGTATGGGCGCTCTCGACGGTGTGTATCAGCGCATTGTAGGCGTTCCCGAATTCCTTGAACTCCGTCAGAACAAAGCGCTTTTCAGGAAGCGAAATGGGAGACAGCTTGCCGGTTTTTGCATTCTGGCGAAGCTGTTTCGTGAACGTTGAAATCGGCTGTCCAAATACCTTCATGACCACCAGCATCGACACACAGATGATGGATGCGGAGGCCAGCAGCGCCAACATTATTCCGCTGTTGTTTTCGGCAACCTTGTCATACAGCTCTTCCACCGGCTGCGGGATCATCACCCCCCAGCCAGTTCGGGGTACTGAGGTGAAACCGGCAATCATGTCGCCTTTCAGGGCAGGGGAGTAGAACACTTCGACCCCGGTTTCCCCGCCCATCATCCGCTGGACGGATGAAACAGCGGAGATGTTTTTGCGTTGTTTTGTCCAGCCCTTCAGGGGATGTGCGAGAACGTTTCCCGCCTGGTCAACGATCGCGGCATGTCCCTTCACGCCGAAGGAAATTTCGTTGCCCAGCTCCACGAAATACCCGGTGTTCACCCGCGCAAAAAGCAGCAGGTTGTCCATCGCCTTGTAGGCATAGATGACGTTTTCATCCTCGCTGGATGGCGATGCCATGACAGTGGTGAAGGCAATCTGTCTGGTTGGTTTGTCCATCAAGCCGAAAACTTCAGGGCTCAAGATATGCCGGGAAGCATCGGCAATGCTCACCTGGTCCCGGGAGATGCTGGCTTTTACTGCGCGCGTATCAAGGTCGATAATGCCTACAATGTCGACATTGAGTGCAGACAGGGCGTTGTTGACCCGGGGATAGCTGCCCCATTTGGACAATGCGGTGCCAACGGAATCCATCAGGGCTTCGATATCGCGGCTGTAGCGGTTCAAGGCACTGCCAAGGTTCTTGGCGATCAGTAGATGCCTGTCCGAAACCTCTTCGAACTCCGAACTTACGCCATCGCGATACGCCCAGGCACCAAACAGTGCGGAAGGCACGATGGTGGAAAAAAGCAGTATAATGACGAATACGTTACGAATGCCCATTTTTTGACCCCTGCTACCGGTAAGTATAGTTGCAGGGGGCTTCACCGCCGTTAACAGGGCCGCGGTTCGGAAGTCAGGGTTAGCAAAGTCCTGACTGGAACCCTAAATTTGTTGATTGTGCTTCGCAGCCCAGCGGACACGCTTCGCGTCTTTGAAGGGGCCCGATGTCCTGAGCATCTGGCCTGCAATCTGGCCTGACATGCTCTAACTGCCGCGGTCGTCGATCAGCGGGTTCGGCTTGGCCAGGGTTTCCAGGCTTTTCAGATCGCTCAATTCGACAGACGCGCCGTCGACATTCACGCCATAGGGCTTGAGCGTGTTGAAAGCGCGCGACAGGTTTTCCGGCGTCATGCCGAGCAGCGAGGCCAGCGCGCGCTTGTCGTGGGGCAGTTCGATGCATGCCCCCTTGCCCTGGTCGCGATGATAACGCAGCAGCCGGTTGGCCAGCCGCTCTACCGAGGTTCGCAGCTTCAAATCCTTGTGCT from Salaquimonas pukyongi harbors:
- a CDS encoding L-iditol 2-dehydrogenase gives rise to the protein MKRLDGKTALITGGARGIGKAFAEAYLREGAHVAIADINVDAARKAAGELGDRALAVGIDVTRQDSIETAVAQTVEALGRIDILINNAALFTAAPIIEIDRADYEKVFSVNVAGTLFTMQAVARYMIEGGNGGKIINMASQAGRRGEALVAVYCATKAAVISLTQSAGLDLIKYGINVNAISPGVVDGEHWDGVDALFAKHEGKAPGQKKKEVGEGVPFGRMGVAEDLTGMAVFLASSEADYVVAQTYNVDGGQWMS
- a CDS encoding bifunctional diguanylate cyclase/phosphodiesterase, with amino-acid sequence MGIRNVFVIILLFSTIVPSALFGAWAYRDGVSSEFEEVSDRHLLIAKNLGSALNRYSRDIEALMDSVGTALSKWGSYPRVNNALSALNVDIVGIIDLDTRAVKASISRDQVSIADASRHILSPEVFGLMDKPTRQIAFTTVMASPSSEDENVIYAYKAMDNLLLFARVNTGYFVELGNEISFGVKGHAAIVDQAGNVLAHPLKGWTKQRKNISAVSSVQRMMGGETGVEVFYSPALKGDMIAGFTSVPRTGWGVMIPQPVEELYDKVAENNSGIMLALLASASIICVSMLVVMKVFGQPISTFTKQLRQNAKTGKLSPISLPEKRFVLTEFKEFGNAYNALIHTVESAHTEIHELAFTDSVTKLPNRAQFQKKVEEVLNSPAECSKGGSLLFVDIDDFKMVNDLFGHELGDHVLKLISQKLVSSVDPAQSAGIAGLDANTRNACVSRIGGDEFAIFLPGVVDERDLSDFLGKLVDDIFQLNNELMIEVNCSASIGAARFPMDGTDVTSLMRSADIAMYRAKSSGKNQSVIFSSKLGTMTENEICADFSNAIREGQLVLEYQPKVCTRRQAVAGAEALVRWNHPKLGRLSPGVWMSAIASKQQAIDLGEWVIEQAMRDLSIWNKRKSGLKMAINVSPIQLRNSDIVEHLKEALDRYGIDPEMFELEITEDALFEHSDSAQSLLNEISQLGIKISIDDFGTGYSNLSRLTGLPIDFIKIDQSLTRKALVDKKVESVMEATITLAKNLDCFVVAEGVETLEIAEFATAKGANLLQGFLFSKALPSEDFLNWIDEAGCDQLVRYSRRMDRDAA
- a CDS encoding SH3 domain-containing protein produces the protein MLPADFKLSIDLLIVCAALAAAFFWSRSASLRPPDLHRITTFTNPDDSGRLPIGVWTKRIAGNNKKAAAFAALAALLGAGRLSLDVWDVEGAVTALMTKPPEMVATTAIPVRPITRTDEKDPRSRIYMPKVAGASAVTLSKPPVREFNRIVTANRLNVRSGPGANHQLLATLNRGEKVLVDRTEGNWSYLSSDGLKGWAYSKYLSPGS
- a CDS encoding mannitol dehydrogenase family protein, which produces MDELIPLSLENLPCLPKGVRVPHYDRRDLKAGIVHIGLGNFHRAHQAWYLHRLFDQGLCQDWAIVGAGVRAPDGVQREKLAAQDWLTTLIELDPSGKSAEVIGSMIDYVPVEAGNPSLIAKMADPDIRIVSLTVTEGGYYIDPSNGGFDANHPDILHDAANPRFPRTAFGAMVEALRLRREKGHIAFSGLSCDNLQGNGAILRRTLVSLARMSNPGLADWIDCNGSFPNSMVDCIVPSTGPGELSLAKRFGIEDASPVTHENFRQWVMEDDFCAGRPDWDKVGVTLSDDVHAFESMKLRILNGGHQIIAMPGELLGMETIAQTMAHPLIPLFFDKVVREEIAPHVAPVPGMKPLDYLDLVHRRFSNPQVKDTTRRVAFDGSSRQPGFLFASIRDGLKQGTPIGGLALATALWCKYCEGLRADGSAIEPNDPNWPDLNSAAVAARKNPALWLDQRQYYGDLADNTVFSDAFADWHCSLATKGIEATMEAYTSQSTGKGFTVQLA
- a CDS encoding aminotransferase class V-fold PLP-dependent enzyme — translated: MLHTRKGLIEAVRDRFAHVDHCPFQGPRIFFENAGGALTLKSVVETSAKYAAIPDNQGRDNIASHALVDTIKKAKSDLAAFMNAPSGQFFAGESGTELLFRMIRTACVNAPKGSRVLGSSIEHPASRSAARRWAEIAGLHYVNVPHDDDTGMVYAEDYTRHVTPDTTVATILHASPVTGMGMDVAAISKAIRDVSPDCLIIVDGIQHAAHGQVDIESYNVDGYAISPYKMFSRHGYGIAWISGRLTALPHDMLIDAPAEGWEFGTRDTGAYATLSDVIDYFEWLGGEVCEETDRRARIRAAGRAIHAYEQHLTNAMIHGTGNLPGLADMEHVTILGGEDNPAREGLVSVVVAGMRSPQVVEKLNELGIRTHTRKADHYSGNVLDPLGLPDCVRISLCHYNTEHEIAQLLTALNDMRG